A single window of Pedosphaera parvula Ellin514 DNA harbors:
- the pssA gene encoding CDP-diacylglycerol--serine O-phosphatidyltransferase, with translation MATPAPSNVPEAETPKLKIYFLPNLLTAGNLTCGFVALTKIVEADLSTGDFKQIKIALAYILLACIFDLFDGRVARMGGRESPFGREFDSLADLISFGAAPAFLVHRIVLKDVFVNYPQIGWFIASIYLICGAFRLARFNCLAAMSGSGGGKEFLGFPIPSAAGMVASLTYFMIWWNEKAFAQGSWKYVLPVLMIFLSCMMVSEVKYPTFKSLDLKATRTFTKTLVTIIFIVAVLILQEHILTWALPILFTSYLIYGFIRPHISRKMRQEIEEEEEGDDAAPTV, from the coding sequence ATGGCGACGCCAGCTCCTTCCAACGTGCCGGAAGCGGAAACGCCCAAGCTGAAGATCTATTTTCTGCCGAATTTGCTGACGGCGGGCAATCTCACGTGTGGTTTTGTGGCCCTGACCAAGATCGTGGAGGCGGATTTATCCACCGGCGATTTCAAGCAAATCAAGATTGCGCTCGCTTACATTCTGCTGGCCTGCATTTTTGATTTATTTGATGGGCGAGTGGCGCGCATGGGGGGGCGCGAAAGCCCGTTTGGCCGTGAGTTTGATTCACTCGCGGATTTAATTTCGTTCGGCGCCGCGCCCGCGTTTTTGGTGCATCGCATTGTTTTGAAGGATGTGTTTGTGAATTACCCGCAGATTGGCTGGTTCATTGCTTCCATCTATTTGATTTGCGGTGCGTTTCGGTTGGCCCGGTTTAACTGTCTGGCCGCCATGTCCGGCAGTGGTGGCGGGAAGGAGTTTTTGGGATTTCCCATCCCCTCAGCGGCGGGGATGGTGGCGTCCCTTACGTATTTCATGATCTGGTGGAATGAAAAGGCATTTGCGCAGGGTTCATGGAAATATGTCCTCCCGGTGCTGATGATTTTTCTTTCCTGCATGATGGTGAGCGAGGTGAAGTATCCGACGTTCAAATCGCTTGATTTGAAGGCGACCAGGACCTTCACCAAGACGTTGGTAACCATTATTTTTATCGTTGCGGTGTTGATTCTGCAGGAGCATATCCTGACTTGGGCCTTGCCGATTCTTTTTACCTCCTACCTGATCTACGGATTCATCCGGCCGCATATTTCCCGCAAAATGCGGCAGGAAATCGAGGAGGAGGAAGAAGGCGATGATGCCGCCCCGACGGTTTGA